TGAACGATGGCAACACCGGCATGCAATAAACGCCGCGCCTGCCGGCCCAGCCGTGGCTAACCGCGGCGATCCCCGAACGCGGCATTCGCCGGGCCGACCCCGCCCTGGTGATATGCACGAACTCCGCCATCGCCGCGGATCGTAGCGCCCAAAGGCGGCCAGCGCGGATCGCGGCTGGCCGCGGATCAACCTGGCGGCCCGCCGGTCAACCTGGCGGCCTGCCGATCAACCTGGCCGCTCGCCGATCAACCTGGCCGCCCGCCGATCAACCTGGCCGCCCGCCGATCAACCTGGCCGCCCGACGGCCAACCTGGCGGCCCGGCGATCAACCTGGCGGCCCGGCGGCGATCCGGTCGCGGATCTGGGTCATCCGCTCCGGGCTGTGGTGCGGCATCTCCCACCGCGACTCGAGCCACCACGTCGCCCCCGCCGCCGCCCATTCCGCGACAACCGCCGCCGAGCCCGGGTCGTCAGCCCGCGTCTCACCCTCGGCGATCAGGTCGAACTCGGCACCAACCCCCCGCGTGCCCAACCACTCCCGCACCGACCGCGCCCCCTCGGGCCCCCCTTCGCCGGAGAACTCCGGAATCACCCCGTCGCAGCGCAACGCCCGCCGCATCGACCGCGGCCGCGGCCAGCGCGCCACCACCCAGATCGGGATGCGCGACCGCACCGGCCGCACCACCTCGGTCAGGTCGTCGCGCGCGCACTCGTAGTCGTAGTGCGCACCGTGAAAGCTCGTCGAGCCACTCCACAGCGCCCGGATCAGGTCGATGCCCTCGTCGAGCAGACCAGCCCGCTCGCGCCGATCGACCACCTCCCCCGTCGACGGCAGATCGGTCTCGATCGCCCCGAGCCCGACGCTCAGGATCGCGCGCCCGCCGGAGAGCTGGTCGAGGGTCGCGACCTGGCTGGCCACCTTCCACGGGCGGCGCCAGGGCAGCGGGGTCAGCATGGTGCCGAGCTGGACCCGGCTGGTCACCATCGCCATCGCCGACAGCAGCGACCACGCGTCGACGCCGTAGGCCGCCTCCCACACGAACACCGCGTCCCAGCCCGCGCGCTCCGCGAGAACGGCCTGCTCAACCTGGGCGCCGGCGGGCCCGCCGGGCAGAATCACCCCGTACCTCATGCGGACATTGATAGCAGCGGGGTCCGACAGAACTTGACCCTCGACAAGGTCGAGGCACCAGGGTTCCGGGATGTGGAGAGCGACATGCGGAGCATCGGCGAGACCGCGCGGGCCAGCGGGCTCAGCGTGAGCGCGCTGCGGTTCTACGACCGCGTGGGCGCGCTGGTGCCGGCGCTGGTCGATCCGGAGAACGGCTACCGCTGGTATAGCGACCAGCAGGTCGATCAGGCCCGCCTGGTCGCCGGCCTGCGCCGGGTCGGCATGCCGGTCGCCGAGATCAGCGCCGTGCTCGGCGCCGAACCGGCCACCGCGCACCGGCTGGTCGACCGGCACCTGGGCCGCCTCGAGACCGGTCTGGCCGATGCCCGCCGCGAGCTCTCCCGTGTTCACGCCCTTCTCGACACGCAGGAGAACCCGATGACCACCGTGACCATGTCCGCCACCGTCCTGGGCGCCGCCTTCGACTCCGTCCGGTTCGCCGCCGGCACCGACCCTGAGCTGCCGATGCTGGCGGGCGTCCTGGTCGACGCCGAGCCCGGCGCGGTCACCTTCGTCGCGACCGACCGCTTCCGGATGGCCATCCATCGCGAGCCCGCCGACGTCGACGGGCCGGCCAACAAGATCATCGCGCCGACCGGGTGGGTCGATCGGGTCCGCGACCGCCTCGGCGGGGACGAGCCGATCACCCTGCGGCTGGACGGCACCCTGATCGAGGCCTCGGGCGGCGATTGGACGATCAAGGACACCCCGCTGGCGTACGACTATCCCGACTACCGCCGGCTCCTCGAAGCGCGCACCGGCGACACCCCGCGCCGCACCCCGGTCGACCCGGCCGCGCTGCGGGCGGCGC
This genomic interval from Asanoa ferruginea contains the following:
- a CDS encoding LLM class flavin-dependent oxidoreductase, with the translated sequence MRYGVILPGGPAGAQVEQAVLAERAGWDAVFVWEAAYGVDAWSLLSAMAMVTSRVQLGTMLTPLPWRRPWKVASQVATLDQLSGGRAILSVGLGAIETDLPSTGEVVDRRERAGLLDEGIDLIRALWSGSTSFHGAHYDYECARDDLTEVVRPVRSRIPIWVVARWPRPRSMRRALRCDGVIPEFSGEGGPEGARSVREWLGTRGVGAEFDLIAEGETRADDPGSAAVVAEWAAAGATWWLESRWEMPHHSPERMTQIRDRIAAGPPG
- a CDS encoding MerR family transcriptional regulator, which gives rise to MRSIGETARASGLSVSALRFYDRVGALVPALVDPENGYRWYSDQQVDQARLVAGLRRVGMPVAEISAVLGAEPATAHRLVDRHLGRLETGLADARRELSRVHALLDTQENPMTTVTMSATVLGAAFDSVRFAAGTDPELPMLAGVLVDAEPGAVTFVATDRFRMAIHREPADVDGPANKIIAPTGWVDRVRDRLGGDEPITLRLDGTLIEASGGDWTIKDTPLAYDYPDYRRLLEARTGDTPRRTPVDPAALRAALAAPTTPRVVRQHDGVDHELAVLAIGSGGGVDLVGEDDWNDEHVAVNRGFLLEALNAGGDGQLVLELDGPIHPLAIRRPADDRGFSIIMPVKA